One genomic segment of Sander lucioperca isolate FBNREF2018 chromosome 10, SLUC_FBN_1.2, whole genome shotgun sequence includes these proteins:
- the LOC116060623 gene encoding tyrosine-protein phosphatase non-receptor type substrate 1-like, producing the protein MAKLHHLCLLLLLAGQVPALTATPEGLRVRQYPPSVSVMRGETATLSCHFKVESLKYGVQWFKMKSEKQLIPKSSRQFVVEKNQTSSLVITEVAPEDSGWYYCEVNVLQKDPEWGNGTELFILAPPSAPKIYLQIPPDPQTSQWALFCLTGGFHPSELTLTWTYQSAAANIDHLSVTNCTLPAINPHGNLSEHPADGAQLSTDWLVNSMPASHPKCFQVMDNNSQEVFLFSVFFLPQKESLETGITFTCGVQDHPAMITALTASFTWDAYPNELIAHLNIVKMCFLSAMTVVFLLEAVKHFCVQGE; encoded by the exons atggCAAAATTGCATCACCTGTGTTTGCTTCTTTTGTTGGCAGGCCAAGTACCAG CCCTGACAGCAACCCCAGAGGGACTGAGGGTTAGACAGTACCCTCCCTCTGTCAGTGTGATGCGGGGTGAAACGGCAACCCTATCCTGTCATTTCAAAGTTGAATCCCTCAAGTATGGGGTTCAGTGGTTCAAAATGAAGTCGGAAAAGCAGCTCATCCCAAAGTCATCCAGGCAGTTCGTCGTGGAGAAGAATCAGACTTCTTCCCTGGTGATCACTGAGGTAGCGCCGGAGGATTCTGGATGGTATTACTGTGAGGTGAACGTCCTGCAGAAAGACCCAGAGTGGGGCAACGGGACCGAGCTGTTCATCTTGG CACCACCTTCTGCTCCCAAGATTTACCTCCAGATTCCCCCGGACCCACAGACTAGTCAGTGGGCTCTCTTCTGTCTCACCGGGGGATTCCACCCCAGCGAGCTCACCCTCACCTGGACCTACCAGAGCGCAGCAGCCAATATCGATCACCTGTCAGTCACCAATTGCACCCTCCCTGCGATCAACCCTCATGGTAACCTTTCAGAACACCCGGCTGACGGAGCCCAGCTGTCCACAGATTGGTTGGTGAACTCCATGCCTGCGAGCCACCCAAAGTGTTTCCAGGTGATGGACAACAACAGCCAGGAAGTGTTTCTCTTCAGTGTGTTTTTCCTCCCACAGAAGGAGTCCTTGGAAACAGGGATCACCTTCACTTGTGGGGTGCAGGACCACCCTGCCATGATCACCGCTCTGACTgcctccttcacttggg ATGCCTACCCCAACGAGCTGATTGCACACTTGAACATTGTCAAGATGTGTTTCCTCTCTGCAATGACCGTGGTCTTTTTATTGGAAG CAGTTAAACATTTCTGCGTGCAGGGAGAATGA
- the LOC116060617 gene encoding free fatty acid receptor 2-like, translated as MQECHTGLCLSVYVITFVLGFPANVLAFYTFCKKVRQKPTPIDILLLNLTISDLLFLLFLPFKMQEVINNMRWDLPYALCPLSGFIFYMTIYNSTFFLTAVSVERYLGVAFPIQHSLKRRPVYAVAASIFFWIFCVIHLSIVFIVPFIGTKDSPNTTSSHNVSASSAVGDAKTEVCYADFTETQLKVLLPVRLELCVVLFCIPFLISSFCYINFIRILSKLQHIDRRRRLRAIGMALGTLLVFALCFGPYNMSHIVGFITWKSPDWRDKALLCSTFNACLDPLIFYFSSSAVRKTVGSVMEGVKSRLNRCMSCHMLWASRGGISKTAKDKEHKQEEINAI; from the coding sequence ATGCAGGAGTGCCATACTggactttgtctgtctgtctacgtCATTACCTTTGTGCTGGGCTTCCCAGCCAATGTCCTCGCCTTCTATACCTTCTGCAAGAAAGTGAGGCAGAAACCCACCCCGATTGATATCCTGCTCCTCAACCTGACCATCTCtgacctcctcttcctcctcttcctgcccTTCAAGATGCAGGAAGTGATAAACAACATGCGCTGGGACTTGCCCTACGCCCTCTGCCCGCTGTCTGGCTTCATCTTCTACATGACCATCTACAACAGCACCTTCTTCCTCACTGCGGTCAGCGTAGAGCGCTACCTGGGCGTCGCTTTCCCCATCCAGCACAGCCTGAAGCGGCGACCTGTGTATGCTGTTGCTGCAAGCATCTTCTTCTGGATTTTCTGCGTTATCCACCTGAGCATTGTGTTCATCGTGCCCTTTATCGGCACCAAGGACTCGCCGAATACCACCTCAAGCCACAACGTCTCAGCTAGCTCTGCTGTTGGTGATGCAAAGACGGAGGTGTGTTATGCGGATTTCACAGAGACTCAGCTGAAGGTCCTCCTGCCTGTGCGTCTGGAGCTCTGCGTGGTACTTTTCTGCATCCCTTTCCTGATAAGCAGTTTCTGCTACATCAACTTCATCAGGATTCTGTCCAAGCTGCAGCACATTGACCGGCGCCGGCGCCTCCGGGCCATTGGCATGGCTTTAGGAACACTGCTGGTGTTCGCTTTATGTTTTGGCCCCTATAACATGTCGCACATTGTCGGATTTATTACATGGAAAAGTCCCGACTGGAGAGACAAAGCCCTGCTGTGCAGCACCTTTAATGCTTGTCTTGACCCTCTTATTTTCTACTTCTCTTCCTCTGCTGTGAGAAAGACTGTGGGTAGTGTGATGGAAGGGGTTAAGAGTCGCCTAAACAGGTGCATGTCCTGTCACATGCTCTGGGCCTCGAGGGGTGGGATTAGCAAAACTGCAAAAGATAAGGAACACAAACAAGAGGAGATCAATGCTATCTAA